The Ornithorhynchus anatinus isolate Pmale09 chromosome X2, mOrnAna1.pri.v4, whole genome shotgun sequence genome window below encodes:
- the NOL7 gene encoding nucleolar protein 7 has protein sequence MVKLRPRPGRSKAHQEEEEEERDEELELRLSEDGDAAAEEQDRQDHDDDDDDDAAPDRLAFATTRTEEKEKQKRLWESERREKALLKEKRKRREELFTEQKKRKLLPASVLEELAAPQPEVKESPDSEKKDLKTKIKAAAGKSNKQKKEEQQPRTKINYTAVRLRDHTLANIQMQEAKAFIQKQLYGPGNSRTTVNQFFSLAQKKLPDKKAAIHFVNETWGAEKKEKAKEIKKYLIHRRNKVSKKRK, from the exons ATGGTCAAGCTGAGGCCGCGGCCGGGCCGGAGCAAGGcccaccaggaggaggaggaggaggagagggacgagGAGCTGGAGCTGCGGCTGTCCGAGGACGGCGATGCCGCCGCGGAGGAGCAGGACCGGCAGgaccacgacgacgacgacgacgacgacgccgCCCCGGACCGGCTGGCCTTCGCCACCACCAGGaccgaggagaaggagaagcagaagcgcCTCTGGGAGAGCGAGCGCAG GgagaaagcccttctgaaagagAAGCGCAAGCGGCGTGAGGAGCTGTTCACGGAACAAAAG AAAAGAAAACTACTTCCAGCTTCCGTTCTAGAGGAGTTAGCGGCACCGCAGCCTGA AGTGAAAGAATCACCGGATTCAGAGAAAAAGG ATTTGAAAACAAAAATTAAGGCTGCCGCAGGAAAGAGTAATAAACAGaagaaagaggagcagcagcCGAG AACCAAGATAAACTACACGGCCGTCAGGCTGCGGGACCACACCCTGGCCAACATACAGATGCAAGAGGCTAAAGCCTTCATTCAGAAACAGCTGTACGGACCCGGGAACAGCAGAACCACGG TGAATCAATTCTTCTCCCTGGCCCAGAAGAAACTGCCAGATAAGAAAGCGGCCATCCACTTTGTGAACGAGACCTGGG GGgcggagaagaaagaaaaagctaAGGAAATTAAAAAATATTTGATTCACAGAAGGAACAAAGTTtccaaaaagagaaaatga
- the SIRT5 gene encoding NAD-dependent protein deacylase sirtuin-5, mitochondrial yields the protein MSLLKFSARRVVSRLGGELKFPASKRLKICIGMARPSSNMADFREAFAKAKHVAIITGAGVSAESGVPTFRGAGGYWRKWQAQDLATPLAFAKNASRVWEFYHYRREVMLSKHPNPAHLAISECEARLGKQGRRVVVITQNIDELHRKAGTKNLLEIHGSLFKTRCTSCGNVAENYKSPICPALAGKGAPEPEIQDARIPIENLPRCEEKGCSGLLRPHVVWFGENLDPDLLEEVDRELALCDLCLVVGTSSVVYPAAMFAPQVSARGVPVAEFNMETTPATDRFRFHFQGPCGATLPVALARHETETVS from the exons ATGAGTCTTTTGAAGTTTTCAGCTAGAAGAGTAGTTTCTCGGTTGGGTGGAGAACTGAAGTTTCCGGCTTCTAAGAGATTGAAGATTTGCATAGGAATGGCCCGTCCCAGTTCAA atatgGCAGATTTCCGAGAAGCCTTTGCAAAAGCCAAGCACGTCGCTATTATTACGGGGGCTGGGGTCAGTGCTGAGAGTGGAGTTCCAACTTTCAGGGGAGCAGGCGGATACTGGAGAAAATGGCAAGCCCAG GACCTGGCCACCCCCTTGGCCTTTGCCAAAAATGCCTCCCGGGTGTGGGAGTTCTACCACTACCGGCGGGAGGTGATGCTGAGCAAACACCCGAACCCGGCGCACCTGGCCATCTCGGAGTGCGAGGCCCGGCTGGGCAAGCAGGGGCGGCGCGTCGTGGTCATCACCCAGAACATCGATGAGCTGCACCGCAAGGCGGGCACCAAGAACCTCCTGGAAATTCACG GGAGCTTATTCAAAACCCGATGCACCAGCTGTGGGAACGTGGCCGAAAATTACAAAAGTCCAATATGCCCGGCTTTAGCAGGAAAAGG GGCTCCGGAACCTGAAATTCAAGATGCCAGGATCCCAATAGAAAACCTGCCTCG CTGTGAAGAAAAAGGTTGCAGTGGCCTGCTTCGACCCCACGTGGTGTGGTTTGGAGAGAATCTGGATCctgacctcctggaagaggtggacaGAGAGCTCGCCCTGTGCGATTTATGTTTAGTG GTGGGAACCTCGTCGGTGGTCTATCCTGCTGCGATGTTCGCCCCCCAGGTGTCCGCTAGAGGTGTGCCAGTGGCCGAATTTAACATGGAAACGACACCCGCCACCGATCGATTCAG ATTTCACTTCCAAGGGCCTTGTGGAGCCACACTACCTGTAGCCCTGGCCCGGCACGAGACTGAAACAGTTTCTTGA